The proteins below come from a single Rosa rugosa chromosome 2, drRosRugo1.1, whole genome shotgun sequence genomic window:
- the LOC133729616 gene encoding pentatricopeptide repeat-containing protein At2g33760, with product METKHSSPPKSPAYKALLKAGPNLKPLQQVHAHIIVSGSHRSRSLLTKLITLACEAGSILYTHNLFLSVPHPDSFLFNSIIKSSSKFGFPQHTLFFYHSMLGFRTPPSSYTFTSVIKACADLRALRLGRGVHSHVVVCGCGSEPFVQAALVSLYSKCGEFGVARKVFDEMPERSVVGWNSMISGYEQNGFSREAIEVFKEMREAGVEPDSTGFVNVLAACSQLGDVGLGCSVHDEVVRKGIEVNVALGTSLINMYARCGDVSKAREVFDCMDERNVITWTAMISGYATNGYGSQAMELFGEMRARGPSPNTVTFVAVLAACAHAGLVKEGRQAYASMRQEYGLVPGVEHRVCLVDMLGRSGLLDEAYQFIKELSPGEAAPPLWTAMLGACKMHKNTDLGVTVAEHLLEIEPENPGHYVMLSNIYAVAGRMDRVEMVRNMMKGRSLRKQVGYSTIHVNQKTYLFSMGDKSHPETNEIYQYLDELMRWCSEAGYAPAPELVMHEVEEEEREYALRYHSEKLAIAYGLMKTKDGEAIRIVKNLRMCEDCHSAIKFISVVTKREIIVRDKLRFHHFKYGSCSCLDYW from the coding sequence ATGGAAACCAAACACAGCTCCCCGCCAAAATCTCCAGCCTACAAAGCTCTACTCAAAGCCGGTCCAAATCTGAAGCCTCTTCAACAAGTCCACGCCCACATTATCGTCTCTGGATCTCACCGCAGCCGATCACTCCTCACCAAGCTCATCACTCTGGCTTGCGAAGCCGGCTCGATTCTCTACACCCACAACCTCTTCCTCTCCGTCCCTCACCCCGACTCCTTCCTCTTCAATTCCATAATCAAGTCATCCTCTAAGTTCGGCTTCCCGCAACACACTCTCTTCTTCTATCACTCCATGCTCGGCTTTCGAACCCCGCCGAGTAGTTACACCTTCACCTCTGTGATCAAGGCCTGCGCCGATCTAAGGGCTCTGAGACTCGGTAGGGGTGTGCATTCACATGTAGTGGTGTGTGGGTGTGGGTCGGAGCCGTTTGTTCAGGCGGCTCTTGTTAGCTTGTATTCGAAATGTGGGGAGTTTGGGGTTGCAAGgaaggtgttcgatgaaatgcctgAGAGGAGTGTTGTGGGTTGGAACTCGATGATTTCGGGGTACGAGCAGAACGGGTTTTCGAGAGAGGCGATTGAGGTGTTTAAGGAGATGAGGGAGGCGGGTGTTGAGCCGGATTCGACTGGTTTTGTGAATGTTTTGGCGGCGTGTTCTCAGTTGGGAGATGTTGGTTTAGGGTGTTCGGTGCATGATGAGGTTGTCAGGAAGGGGATAGAAGTGAATGTGGCTCTAGGGACTTCGCTGATCAACATGTATGCTAGGTGTGGGGATGTGAGCAAAGCGCGAGAAGTTTTCGATTGTATGGATGAAAGGAATGTTATTACTTGGACTGCTATGATTTCGGGGTACGCAACGAATGGTTATGGTAGTCAAGCTATGGAGCTTTTTGGCGAAATGAGAGCTCGTGGTCCTAGTCCTAACACCGTGACATTTGTTGCAGTCTTGGCGGCTTGTGCTCATGCCGGGCTAGTGAAAGAAGGGAGGCAGGCATATGCGAGCATGAGGCAAGAGTATGGATTAGTGCCGGGAGTGGAGCACCGTGTTTGCCTGGTTGATATGCTTGGGCGTTCTGGGCTTCTCGATGAAGCATATCAGTTCATCAAAGAGCTTAGCCCGGGAGAGGCAGCTCCACCTCTTTGGACTGCCATGCTTGGGGCTTGCAAGATGCATAAGAATACCGATCTCGGAGTCACAGTGGCTGAGCATCTTTTGGAGATTGAGCCAGAAAATCCAGGCCATTATGTGATGCTTTCGAACATATATGCAGTGGCAGGTAGGATGGATAGAGTGGAAATGGTTAGAAACATGATGAAAGGAAGAAGCTTGAGAAAGCAAGTTGGCTATAGTACAATACATGTGAATCAGAAAACCTATTTGTTTAGCATGGGCGACAAGTCCCACCCAGAGACAAATGAAATTTATCAGTATTTAGATGAATTGATGCGGTGGTGCAGTGAAGCAGGGTATGCACCAGCACCGGAGTTAGTGATGCAtgaagtggaagaagaagagagggaaTATGCCCTTAGGTATCACAGTGAGAAGCTTGCAATTGCATATGGGCTAATGAAAACCAAGGATGGTGAGGCCATTAGGATTGTAAAGAACCTCCGAATGTGTGAGGACTGCCACTCGGCTATTAAGTTTATATCAGTTGTTACCAAAAGAGAGATTATTGTTCGGGATAAGCTTCGCTTCCACCATTTCAAATATGGCTCCTGTTCATGCCTGGATTATTGGTAA
- the LOC133733321 gene encoding 3-deoxy-manno-octulosonate cytidylyltransferase, mitochondrial-like, whose protein sequence is MRGSSSTPSSSDGTTRSWIIAGAAVAAATAAYAVVSRRRSARFRSRVVGIIPARFASSRFPGKPLVPILGKPMIQRTWERAKLANKLDQLVVATDDKKIAACCSDFGANVIMTSETCRNGTERCTEALQKLTKKFDIVVNIQGDEPLIEPEIIDGVVMALQAAPDAVFSTAVTSLKPEDTSDPNRVKCVVDNHGYAIYFSRGLIPYNKSGKVNPHFPYLLHLGIQSYDTKFLKIYPELPPTPLQLEEDLEQLKVLENGYKMKVIKVDHEAHGVDTPQDVEKIERFMRERNLS, encoded by the exons ATGAGAGGCTCATCTTCCACACCATCTAGCTCGGATGGTACCACCCGTTCATGGATAATAGCCGGAGCGGCTGTGGCCGCAGCGACGGCAGCGTACGCGGTGGTTTCAAGGCGGCGATCGGCGAGGTTTCGGAGCCGGGTGGTCGGAATCATACCTGCGCGTTTTGCTTCCTCCAGATTTCCCGGCAAACCTCTGGTTCCGATACTCGGAAAGCCCATGATCCAG AGGACATGGGAAAGAGCAAAACTTGCAAACAAGCTGGATCAACTTG TTGTGGCTACTGATGATAAGAAAATAGCAGCATGCTGTTCAGATTTTGGAGCTAATGTCATAATGACATCAGAAACTTGCAGAAATG GAACTGAACGCTGCACTGAGGCGCTCCAAAAGCTTACGAAGAAGTTTGACATCGTTGTTAACATTCAGGGTGATGAACCTCTAATAGAGCCCGAGATAATCGATGGGGTTGTCATGGCCCTGCAG GCTGCCCCTGATGCTGTGTTTAGCACTGCAGTTACCTCATTGAAACCTGAAGATACCTCTGATCCAAATCGGGTGAAGTGTGTGGTGGACAATCATGGTTATGCAATCTATTTCTCAAGGGGTTTAATCCCCTACAACAA GTCAGGCAAGGTCAATCCACATTTTCCGTATTTACTTCATCTTGGTATTCAG AGCTATGATACAAAGTTCTTAAAGATATATCCAGAGCTTCCGCCTACTCCATTACAACTAGAAGAAGATTTGGAGCAGCTTAAGGTCCTTGAGAATGGATATAAGATGAAG GTAATAAAGGTTGATCATGAGGCTCACGGTGTTGATACTCCACAAGATGTAGAGAAGATAGAACGTTTCATGCGGGAAAGAAATTTGTCTTAG